The following are encoded together in the Pedobacter sp. D749 genome:
- a CDS encoding ATP-binding cassette domain-containing protein → MQGLSIDSVNQSFANREVLSSVYLNCKIGEVVGLLGRNGSGKSTLLKIIFGSVKANFKYLNINNKVYQKGYLSKNLSYLPQDNFIPGKISILQAINTFCKHGQAELKQIEFVASNLDARFYDLSGGERRFMECLLMIYSDAEYILLDEPFSQLSPVWIEELKKHINRTKAYKGFIITDHYYKSILDISDRIVLLHNKCNYNIDNEDDLVKHGYLPGFKTQI, encoded by the coding sequence ATGCAGGGACTTTCTATCGACAGTGTTAACCAATCTTTTGCAAACCGCGAAGTATTAAGCAGTGTTTACTTAAACTGTAAAATTGGCGAAGTAGTCGGTTTATTGGGCAGGAATGGATCAGGTAAATCAACCTTATTAAAAATCATTTTTGGAAGCGTCAAAGCGAACTTCAAGTACCTTAATATAAACAACAAAGTATACCAAAAAGGTTACCTATCTAAAAACCTGTCCTATCTGCCTCAAGATAACTTTATCCCAGGCAAGATTTCTATTTTGCAAGCAATTAATACTTTTTGCAAACACGGACAGGCAGAATTAAAGCAAATTGAATTTGTTGCCAGTAATTTAGATGCCAGATTTTACGATCTATCTGGCGGAGAACGAAGGTTTATGGAATGTTTACTAATGATTTATAGTGATGCCGAATATATACTTCTTGATGAACCATTTTCACAATTATCTCCGGTATGGATTGAAGAGTTAAAGAAACACATCAATAGAACAAAAGCATATAAGGGCTTTATTATTACTGATCATTACTATAAGTCTATTCTGGATATTTCTGATAGAATTGTACTGTTGCACAACAAATGTAATTACAACATCGATAATGAAGATGATCTGGTGAAGCATGGCTACTTGCCAGGTTTTAAAACTCAAATATAG
- a CDS encoding RNA polymerase sigma factor RpoD/SigA produces the protein MRQLKITQSITNRESQSLDKYLHEIGKVDLITAEEEVILARKIREGDQAALERLTKTNLRFVVSVAKQYQNQGLTLGDLINEGNLGLIKAAKRFDETKGFKFISYAVWWIRQSILQAIAEQSRIVRLPLNQVGSLSKISKAFSKLEQEYEREPSPEELADILETTVDKISDTLSNSGRHVSMDAPFVQGEENTLLDVLENHEPNTDSSLINESLSEEIKRSLSTLTEREREIIVLFFGLGSNHPLSLEEIGEKFNLTRERVRQIKDKALQRLRHTSRSKILKSYLG, from the coding sequence ATGAGACAACTCAAGATAACGCAATCCATAACCAACCGTGAAAGTCAGTCGTTAGATAAATACCTACACGAAATTGGTAAAGTAGATTTAATAACAGCAGAAGAGGAAGTAATTTTAGCAAGGAAAATCCGTGAGGGCGATCAGGCCGCATTAGAGCGCTTAACTAAAACCAACTTACGTTTCGTTGTGTCTGTTGCAAAACAATATCAAAATCAAGGTTTAACTTTAGGAGATTTAATTAACGAAGGTAACCTGGGTTTAATTAAAGCGGCAAAACGTTTTGATGAAACTAAAGGTTTCAAGTTCATTTCTTATGCAGTTTGGTGGATCCGTCAATCTATTTTGCAGGCAATTGCCGAGCAAAGCCGTATTGTGCGTTTGCCTTTAAACCAGGTAGGTTCGTTAAGTAAAATCAGCAAAGCGTTTTCTAAACTGGAGCAGGAATACGAACGTGAGCCTTCTCCGGAAGAATTAGCAGATATTTTAGAGACAACTGTAGATAAAATCTCAGATACTTTAAGTAACTCTGGTCGTCACGTATCTATGGATGCTCCTTTTGTACAAGGTGAAGAAAATACATTATTGGATGTATTGGAAAACCATGAGCCAAATACAGATAGTTCATTGATCAATGAATCTTTATCAGAAGAGATTAAACGTTCTTTATCTACCTTAACTGAGAGAGAAAGAGAAATTATCGTTTTATTCTTCGGCTTAGGTTCTAACCACCCACTTTCGTTAGAGGAAATTGGTGAGAAATTTAATTTAACACGCGAGCGCGTTCGTCAGATTAAAGATAAAGCATTACAACGCTTACGTCATACTTCAAGAAGCAAGATCTTAAAATCTTATTTAGGATAA